One Euphorbia lathyris chromosome 1, ddEupLath1.1, whole genome shotgun sequence DNA segment encodes these proteins:
- the LOC136223208 gene encoding calcium-dependent protein kinase 8-like — protein MGNCCTIPHTSSEKKKKGKGKKNKKNQNPFFGDDYVVANGSARMEKLMVLKEPTGRDISAHYDLGRELGRGEFGVTYLCTDINNGDKFACKCISKKKLRTAVDIEDVRREVEIMKHLPHHPNVVTLKDTYEDDSAVHIVMELCEGGELFDRIVARGHYTERAAAAVMRTIVEVVQMCHKHGVMHRDLKPENFLFGNKKETAPLKAIDFGLSVFFKPGERFNEIVGSPYYMAPEVLKRNYGQEVDVWSAGVILYILLCGVPPFWAETEQGVAQAIIRSVIDFKRDPWPKVSDHAKDLVKKMLNPDPKLRLSAQQVLEHPWLLNAKKAPNVSLGETVKARLKQFSVMNKLKKRALRVIAEHLSVEEAAGIKEAFDMMDTSKRGKINLDELRIGLHKLGQQIPEADLQILMDAADVDGDGSLNYGEFVAVSVHLKKMGNDEHLHKAFSFFDQNQSGYIEIEELRQSLNDEAETCGEDVINAIMQDVDTDKDGRISYEEFVVMMKAGTDWRKASRQYSRERFNSLSLKLMRDGSLQVAS, from the exons ATGGGAAATTGCTGTACAATCCCTCATACTTCatctgagaagaagaagaaagggaaagggaagaagaacaagaaaaatcaGAACCCGTTTTTTGGCGATGATTATGTTGTGGCGAATGGATCTGCACGTATGGAGAAGCTTATGGTCTTGAAAGAACCTACAGGCCGTGATATCTCTGCGCATTATGATCTGGGTAGGGAGCTGGGCCGGGGGGAATTTGGGGTTACGTATTTGTGTACTGATATAAACAATGGTGATAAGTTTGCATGTAAATGTATATCCAAGAAGAAGCTAAGAACTGCTGTGGATATTGAGGATGTGAGAAGGGAGGTTGAGATAATGAAGCATTTGCCTCATCATCCGAATGTTGTCACTTTGAAGGACACTTATGAGGATGATAGTGCTGTGCACATTGTGATGGAGTTGTGTGAGGGCGGGGAGCTATTCGACAGGATTGTTGCCCGTGGACATTACACTGAAAGGGCAGCTGCTGCTGTTATGAGGACTATTGTGGAAGTTGTTCAG ATGTGCCATAAACATGGAGTCATGCATCGTGATCTCAAACCAGAGAACTTTTtgtttggaaataagaaggaaacAGCCCCATTAAAAGCCATTGATTTTGGTTTATCGGTCTTCTTTAAACCTG GTGAGCGATTTAATGAGATTGTAGGAAGCCCTTATTACATGGCTCCAGAGGTTCTTAAACGTAATTACGGCCAAGAAGTTGATGTCTGGAGTGCTGGAGTTATCCTTTACATTTTACTTTGTGGTGTTCCACCTTTCTGGGCAG AAACTGAGCAAGGGGTAGCACAGGCGATTATTCGTTCTGTCATTGATTTCAAGAGGGATCCGTGGCCTAAAGTTTCTGATCATGCCAAGGACTTGGTGAAGAAAATGCTTAACCCGGATCCTAAACTACGACTTTCAGCTCAGCAAGTTCTCG AACATCCTTGGTTGTTGAACGCGAAAAAGGCTCCAAATGTCTCACTGGGAGAGACAGTGAAAGCCAGGCTTAAACAGTTCTCTGTGATGAACAAGCTGAAGAAAAGAGCTCTTAGG GTGATTGCTGAGCATTTATCAGTAGAAGAAGCGGCAGGCATAAAAGAGGCCTTTGACATGATGGATACTAGCAAAAGAGGCAAAATCAATCTCGACGAGCTCAGAATTGGGTTACATAAACTTGGCCAACAAATTCCTGAAGCAGATCTTCAAATTCTTATGGATGCT GCTGATGTTGATGGCGACGGAAGCCTGAACTATGGGGAGTTCGTTGCGGTTTCTGTTCACCTTAAAAAGATGGGCAATGATGAGCATCTACATaaagccttttcattttttgatCAAAACCAAAGTGGTTACATAGAGATTGAGGAGTTAAGGCAATCATTaaatgatgaagctgagaccTGCGGCGAGGATGTTATTAACGCGATCATGCAAGATGTTGATACAGACAAG GATGGGCGCATAAGTTATGAGGAGTTTGTCGTGATGATGAAGGCGGGTACCGACTGGAGAAAAGCCTCACGGCAATATTCAAGGGAAAGATTCAACAGTTTGAGCTTGAAATTAATGCGTGATGGGTCGTTGCAGGTAGCCAGTTGA